CGTCTGGCCGCTGTTTTCGCCATGCAGATTCAAGCGGTAGTGGTTGCCTGGCAGGTGTACGACATGACCCGCGACCCGATGTCGCTGGCGTATGTCGGGCTCGCGCAGTTCATCCCCATGCTGTTGCTGCTCATGCCGGCGGGCGATCTGATCGACCGCTACGACCGCAAGCTGATCCTGACCATCAGTTGGCTGGTGCAAGGTTGTTGCAGCCTGGCACTGATGCTGTTTTCCATCACACAGCATCAGGACACTCGCCTGATCTACGCCGCACTCGCGGTATTCGGTTGCGCCCGGGCGTTCACCGGCCCGGCGCTGCAAAGCCTGCTCCCGCAAGTGGTGCCCCGCGAACAACTGGCATCGGCAATTGCGACCAACAGCATGATCATGCGCATCGCGACCATCGCCGGGCCTCTGGTGGGAGGTGGTTTATACGCACTGGGCGGTGGCGGCCTGACCTACAGCGTGTGCCTGGCAAGCTTCGTCACGGGCGCCCTTTTACTGACCCGCGTGCCCGTTATTTTCGCCGAGAAGAAAATGGCGCTGGAGTCCACCGCGTGGAAGCGCTTCACCGCTGGCATCCTGTTTATCCGCTCTCGTCCGATCATTCTCGGCACCATCTCGCTGGATCTGTTCGCGGTACTGCTGGGAGGCGTTGTGGCGCTGTTACCGGTCTACGCCCACGAGGTGTTGCACCTGGGGCCGCAAGGACTGGGCGCGTTGCGCAGCGCCATGAGCCTGGGTGAAGTAAGCACCGGGTTGTACCTGAGCATGCGTCCACTGGATCGTAATGTCGGCCTGACGATGTTCATTGCGGTGGCGGTGTTTGGCGTTGCCAATCTGGTATTCGCGCTGTCGACGCTGTTCTGGCTGTCGTTGCTCGCCCTGATGATCGCAGGCGCGGCAGACATGGTCAGCGTCTACATCCGCTCGACACTTGTGCAGTTCTCGACGCCAGACAACATGCGCGGCCGGGTCAACGCGGTGAATATGCTGTTCATCGGCTCATCCAACGAACTGGGCGAGTTCCGGGCTGGCAGCAGCGCCGCACTGTGGGGCGCGGTGCCTGCCGCAATCATTGGCGGGGTGTGCACGTTGAGCGTGGTGGGCGCGTGGATGGTCGGGTTTAAAGCGCTGCGTCAGGTGAATCACTTTGCCGACGCATCGCCCAAAGACGTGACCGATGAACAGACCGCGCGGGTTTAGCATCGGTACAA
The DNA window shown above is from Pseudomonas sp. BSw22131 and carries:
- a CDS encoding MFS transporter, encoding MSPESSTPGARSTSGSALRQPGFLAFLTARLAAVFAMQIQAVVVAWQVYDMTRDPMSLAYVGLAQFIPMLLLLMPAGDLIDRYDRKLILTISWLVQGCCSLALMLFSITQHQDTRLIYAALAVFGCARAFTGPALQSLLPQVVPREQLASAIATNSMIMRIATIAGPLVGGGLYALGGGGLTYSVCLASFVTGALLLTRVPVIFAEKKMALESTAWKRFTAGILFIRSRPIILGTISLDLFAVLLGGVVALLPVYAHEVLHLGPQGLGALRSAMSLGEVSTGLYLSMRPLDRNVGLTMFIAVAVFGVANLVFALSTLFWLSLLALMIAGAADMVSVYIRSTLVQFSTPDNMRGRVNAVNMLFIGSSNELGEFRAGSSAALWGAVPAAIIGGVCTLSVVGAWMVGFKALRQVNHFADASPKDVTDEQTARV